The following is a genomic window from Hymenobacter sp. APR13.
TGGCGTCGATGACGCGGTGAATGACGCCCTGCTGCTCGAAGGTGCGCAGGGTGCGGTAGAGCGTAATCCGGTCGATGCCGGCCTCGCCCAGCGCCTGCTCGATGTCGTTGCTGGAGAGGGCGTAGGGGCGGCTCAGCAGCACCTGCAGCACCTGCCGCCGGATGGGAGTAGCACGCAGTGCGTGGCGGGCCAGGGTTTCATTGATGCGGGCGGTAAGAGGCATAAGCAAAATTACGGATTCAGGCAGACTTGGGCTGCCTGCCTGCAGCGGCTGACGGCCACGCCAACGGCCAATACGCACAGAACCGGCGTCATTAATAACGCAAACAGCCCGCCGGAAGTACCAGCGGGCTGTTCAGGAAGACGTAACGAGCCAGGGCTAGAGCGCGCGGTACTCAAACACCACGCGGGCCGTGGAACCCGCCGTGCTGGGCTTCACGCCCACTATGCGCAGGAGCATGGGCTCGGCCCCGCGCACGCGCACAGCGAACAGCTCGCCGGCGGCTACGGTGCCGGGCAGGGCGGTGGTGCCGGTCAGCGAAGCCGCGTTCTGGTACAGCAGCGTGCCTACGGTATTGGCCGAAGCCGTGTTGTAGTAGCCGGTGGCGGCCGTGGCTACCGGAATCCGGTAGTAGACGGTGGTGTTAGCCGAAGACAGGCTGACCGTAGTGCCGAGCACGCCGCTGGCAAACAGGTCTTTGGTGGCGGCCGGCGCGCTGGCAAGCACGTTGGCGCCCAGGCGCAGGTCGTAGGCTACCGAGTCCTGCGGCGCGCTGGGGCCTGCCGTGACGCGGCCGGTGCGCACCCGGCTCAGGGCCGTGGGCGCCACTACGTTGAGCGGAGCCGACGTCACCACGGCCGAGTCGGGGCCGGAAAAGGCTTTGAACACGAACGTCACGGCCTGGCCCTGGGCGCCGGCCGGCACCCGTACGTCCACGGTGCGGGCGTTGGCCGCGCCGGTGCTGGGGTTGAGGATGGAACTGGCCCGCACGCGCCGGCCCGTACCGATGCGGTAATAGGTGGTCAGGCTGTCCACGTTTTTAAACAGCGTAGTGGTCGACGGTGGAGTAGGGGCCACGCCGATACCGCCTTCGTTCAGCACCAGGTTGTATCCGATGATATCGTTTACGGTTTGTGCCGTGCCCGCCAGGTTGTTGCGGAAGGTGGTGATGGTGGTAGGCGAGGCCGTGGTGCCGAAGCGCAGGGTCGGCCGGGCCGCCACGTTGTAGGTGAAGCGCTGGCGGCGGGTGGCCCCGTTCTCAAACGTCGTCGTCACGTCCACCCGCACGGCCGTCTGGTTGGGCAGGTTCGGCACGGTGTAGGCAATCGGCTGGGCCGTAATACCCGCCCGCGAGTCGAAAACCGGGTTGGTGGGCGGCAGCGTGCTGACCACGGCGGAGTCGGTCCGGCCAATCACCTGGAACACGGTAAAGTCGCGCACCTTGTCGGCGGCGTTGAAGCCTACCAGCAGGTTCACCACCTCGCCGGGGGCGTACTTGTTGCGCAGGCCCGCCGGCGCGGCCCCAATCGTGGAAAAGCCACCATCGCCGGTCAGCGCGTAGGGCGGCTCGAAGTCGTCGTCGCAGGCGGTGGCGGCCAGGCCGGCCAGGGCCAGCAGCAGGGGCCAGGGGCGCCGCACCAGCGCCCGTATGTTAGAAAACAGGTTCATAGAAAAAGCACATCAGAAGGAGGGAAAAGACACCAGCGCCGCAC
Proteins encoded in this region:
- a CDS encoding Fur family transcriptional regulator is translated as MPLTARINETLARHALRATPIRRQVLQVLLSRPYALSSNDIEQALGEAGIDRITLYRTLRTFEQQGVIHRVIDATDIIRYAACATGCTEHAHHDNHVHFKCTACQHTYCLNQVSIPPVVLPGRFQAERSDYLMSGVCSQCRPAA